A single genomic interval of Zingiber officinale cultivar Zhangliang chromosome 4A, Zo_v1.1, whole genome shotgun sequence harbors:
- the LOC121973674 gene encoding probable polygalacturonase codes for MLVVPAGRWLTGPFNLTSTFTLFLERDAVILATQNLDEWTTIAPLPSYGRGRDLPGPRYTNFIMGYNLTDVVITGNNGSINGQGQVWWDKFRGEELKYTRGYLVEFMFCSYVVVSNVVLIDSPSWNLHPVYCDHVAVAGITILAPIRSPNTDGIDPDSSEYVWIVNSNVVSGDDCIAIKSGWDQYGIAFNKPSQHIYISNFSCVSPTSATIALGSEMSGGISDVHATNIVAVDTESALRLKTGIGRGGFMRDVIVEGMRLTNMKYLLWMTANYGQHPDDKFDPNAIPVVKTISFSNVVATNVSIAGKLEGLPQSPFTNLLVSDVTAEIFVNKKPVWNCTFVEGRSYNVTPTPCAELQH; via the exons ATGCTGGTTGTCCCGGCGGGGAGGTGGCTCACCGGACCCTTCAACCTCACCAGCACCTTCACTCTCTTCCTCGAGCGCGACGCCGTCATCCTCGCCACTCAG AATTTGGACGAGTGGACTACCATTGCACCACTGCCTTCTTATGGCAGAGGAAGAGATTTACCAGGACCAAGATATACCAACTTCATCATGGGATATAATCTCACTGATGTCGTCATTACAG gGAACAATGGAAGCATCAACGGACAAGGCCAAGTATGGTGGGATAAGTTCCGCGGGGAAGAGCTCAAATACACGAGAGGTTACCTGGTCGAGTTCATGTTCTGCAGCTACGTCGTCGTCTCCAATGTCGTTTTGATCGACTCTCCCTCGTGGAATCTTCATCCTGTTTATTGCGA CCATGTCGCCGTTGCAGGCATCACAATTCTTGCACCAATCAGATCTCCCAACACCGATGGAATCGATCCAG ATTCCAGCGAATACGTTTGGATCGTGAACTCGAACGTCGTCTCCGGCGACGACTGCATCGCCATCAAGAGCGGGTGGGACCAGTACGGCATCGCATTCAACAAGCCGAGCCAGCATATCTACATTTCCAACTTCTCCTGCGTCTCCCCTACCAGCGCCACCATCGCGCTCGGCAGCGAGATGTCCGGCGGGATCTCCGACGTCCACGCGACCAACATCGTCGCCGTCGACACCGAGTCGGCCTTGCGGCTCAAGACGGGGATCGGGAGGGGCGGCTTCATGAGGGACGTGATTGTGGAGGGGATGAGGCTGACCAACATGAAGTACTTGCTGTGGATGACGGCCAACTACGGGCAGCACCCCGACGATAAGTTCGACCCGAACGCCATTCCGGTGGTGAAAACGATCAGCTTCAGTAATGTCGTGGCGACGAACGTGTCGATCGCCGGAAAGCTGGAGGGGCTGCCGCAGTCGCCGTTCACGAACCTCTTGGTGTCCGACGTGACGGCGGAGATATTCGTGAATAAGAAGCCGGTTTGGAATTGCACGTTCGTGGAGGGGAGATCGTACAATGTGACGCCCACGCCATGCGCCGAGTTGCAACATTAG